The nucleotide window CCGAGGCAAGAGAACATGCTTTTAAACATATAAAAAATGCACTTGAAGAGGGACACCAAGTAGTAGTAGTTGTTTCAGCTATGGGGAGAGCGGGTGAACCTTATGCGACTGACACATTATTAAGTTTAGTCGATCATCCGAAGCATATGCTGACATCTCGAGAAGTCGATATGCTCATGTCCTGTGGTGAGATTATCTCATCTGTTGTGTTTTCAAATGAGTTAAAAAAGATGGGGATGACTTCTACTGCCTTATCTGGAGCCCAAGCGGGTTTCTTAACAACGAATGATTTTACAAATGCACGTATAAATAAAGTGGATCCATCAACTCTCCAGAAGTATTTGAAAACAAATGACGTAATAGTTGTTGCTGGTTTTCAAGGAGAAGATGAGAACGGCAATACAACCACGCTTGGTAGAGGTGGTTCTGATACGTCAGCTGTTGCCTTAGGGGCAGCATTAAATGCAGATTATGTGGATATTTTCACTGACGTAGACGGTATTAAGACTGCTGACCCTGTAATTGTTAAGCATGCGGAAACGCTAGAAGTAATGACGTACAATGAAATAGTGCACCTTGCTTACCAAGGATCTAAAGTGCTACACCCGAGAGCTGTTGAAATCGCAATGCAAGAGAAGATTCCAATTAGGGTACGATCAACTTATACAGAGGATACGGGAACTCTTGTCACAGCTAAAAAAGACGGTTTAATCGATCGATCAATTAATGATCGTATAGTTACAGGAATCGCTCACGTTTCTGGCCTTACGCAAATAAAGGTTGAAGCAACTGGAGATGTCATTGACGTCCATGACCAGGTATTCAAACATTTAGCTGATGCTGGTATTTCTGTAGACTTTTTCAATATTTTTGCCGAAGGTATTACATTCACCGTACCAAGTGATAAATTGGAAAAAACAAAAGATATTCTTGGCAAACTACAATATCAATTTGAAGTAGTTGAAAATTGTGCAAAAGTATCTGCAGTCGGTGCAGGGATCCAAGGCGTACCCGGAGTCGCTTCTAAAGTTGTATCTTCTTTAGCTAGGCAGAAGATAAAAATTTTGCAATCTGCTGATAGTCACACTACGATTTGGGTATTAATTAAGGAGGCGGACCTTGAAAAAGCCGTCATTGCTTTACATGATGAATTTTTAACTGAGTAGAGTAAAGAAAGGAGCCATTAACCTTGGATTTCGGGAGAATATTGACAGCGATGGTGACACCCTTCAATAGTCAAGACGAATTGGATTTAGAAAAAGTCGAACCATTAGTGGAGCACTTGATTAATAATGGTACTGAGGGGTTAGTCGTAGCCGGGACCACTGGGGAATCCCCTACGATGACTAAAGATGAGAAGTTGAAGCTTTTCGAGAATGTTGCTAAAGTTGTAAACGGTCGAATACCAGTCTTGGCTGGTACTGGATCTAATTCAACAAAAGCTGCTGCTGAATTAACCAAAGAGGCCGAAGCCACTGGCGTGGATGGAATAATGTTAGTAACTCCTTATTACAACAAGCCAAACGCTCGTGGGCTATATGAACATTTTAAAACTATTGCTGCAGCGACCAATTTGCCGATCATGCTCTATAATATTCCTGGTCGTTCTGCTATTAATATGTCTGTTGAGGTCACGGTTTCCCTTGCAAACATTCCGAACATTGTATCCATAAAAGATGCAAGCGGAAGTTTAGATATGATGAGTGAAATCATTCATCGTACACCAGACGATTTTTCACTATATAGTGGAGACGATAGTCTTACGATACCAGCTATGTCTGTCGGAGCGAACGGGATCGTTTCTGTTGCTTCACATGTCATAGGAAATGAAATAAAAGAAATGGTCGATCAATTTTGGAATGGGAATGTAAAACAAGCTGCTGAAATTCACAGGAATATTTTACCGAAGATGAAAGCGTGTTTCATGGCTCCTTCACCATCTCCAGTCAAAGCAGCGTTAAATCATTATGGCATCGAAGTTGGCTCTGTACGTTTGCCATTAGTTGAACTGACAGAAGATGAAAAAAATCTTCTGATTCATACAATTCAATAAGATTCCTTAAAAACCTTATGTAAAATGCATAAGGTTTTTTTGCATTAATAGCACCATTCTGTGAACACTATTCTCAAAGGATGGTGTGTAAAAAAGTGAGTGAAGAAAAACAAAACCCAAACCAAGAAGATGATCAATCAAGTGCTTTAGTAGAGAAAATCAAACAATTAGGTCAAACGAATTTACCTGCATCGCCAGAATCGAATATTCATGTATTACCTATCATCGGACAAATTGAAGGTCACTTACAATTACCTTCCAAGAACAAAACGACCAAGTACGAACACATAATTCCTCAAATTGTAGCTATTGAGCAAAACCCTAAAATTGAAGGAGTCATTCTAATTTTAAATACAGTTGGTGGTGATGTGGAGGCTGGTCTTGCGATTTCAGAAATGATTGCATCGATTTCCAAACCTACAGTTTCAATTGTTTTAGGTGGTGGGCACTCTATAGGGGTACCTATAGCAACAAGTGCAACGTATTCGTTCATAACTGAAACAGCCACTATGACTATACATCCTATCAGGCTTACTGGTCTTGTTATTGGCGTTCCTCAAACATTTGAATACCTTGATAAAATGCAAGATCGCGTCATTAATTTCGTGGTTAGACATTCTTCTGTTTCAGAGGAACAATTAAAAGACTTGATGTTTGCAAAAGGTAATTTAACAAGAGATATAGGAACGAATGTGGTTGGAGAAGATGCAGTTAAATATGGATTGATAGACGGAATCGGTGGAGTGAAGGAAGCAATTGAAAAGCTGAATGAGTTGATTGATCAGGATGATGAGAAGGTGGTCCAATGATATTATACACTCCATTATTTGAAGAAGAAATTTTCGGCGAAGAGGAATCCTATGATGAGTTTCACTGGGTAACAATCAACTATGCGACCTTAAAATTAAAACGTGATACGGAGACAAACTCTTATCAAATCGTTCATATGAATTCTACAGACCCAGGTGACTATTTGCGTCAAGAGTTTCAACCAGGAGTTATTTATCGAATATGAGTCATATCTCAACCCATAAAATTATGCTATAATAATGATAGGTTAAAAGCAGCCACCAAAAGGCTGCTTCACTTATTTATGAGGTGAGAAGAGATGGCAAAACGTAAAAAGAAAAAGCAAAACAACAAAAAAAGACAATCTACCTTAAAATTTGAACTCATTGGATTAGGATTGATATTGATCGCCATTTTTTCAAGTGGTATACAACCGATTGGTGAGGGTTTCATTCCACAGTCTCTTGTAACACTTTTACAGTGGTTTTTCGGTTTCTGGTACATCCTAGTCAGTTTATTCATTTTTATACTAGGCCTTTATTTAATGATTAAACGTGAATGGCCATCTTTCTTTAACACGAAATGGATTGGTTCATACATATTATTTTTATCTGTGTTGTTATACACACATGTTCAAACCTTTGAGGGACCGATATTAAACACAGAGGGATTATCTATATTCACGGTGACGTGGGACTATTTCGATGCATATCAAGCAGGTGAAGTAAGTTACTCTAGTATCGGTGGAGGAATGATTGGGGCTTTATTATTTGCCTCTAGCTTCTATTTGTTATCGGCTGCGGGAGCCAAAATCATTGCGGTTTTTGGTGTTATTATTGGAGTAGTTTTGATTACAGAAATTTCTCTAACGGATGTTACATCAAAATATTTTGCTAAAATTAAGAGTTTTTATGAAAACGTAAAAGAAAAAAGGCAAAAAGCCAAAGCTGAGAAACAGCAAAAAATCGAGTCTCAAAATGAGAATGATACAGTTATTTCAGCTGATGATCAGCCAGTAATTGAGGATTTTCAAAATAATTTAGAATCAAGTGAGACTTATGACGAACCAGAAGAGCCAGTTGAAACGATTGAAACTAAACAATGGACTGAGCAAGTGGACTCGGCAGAAGAAGGCGGAGAAGAAATTCAAGATTTACCGATGACGGAAGTTGAAAATGAGTCTTATAAACTTCCATCTCTACAATTATTGGAGAGCCCCAAAGTCCATTCTCAACAGCATGAAAAATCTCAAATTCAATCTACCGTAAAGAAACTTGAGCAAACTTTCCACAGTTTCGGGGTGAAAGCAAAAGTCACAAAGGTTCACGTTGGCCCAGCAGTTACAAAATATGAAGTGTATCCTGATGTCGGGGTTAAGGTCAGTAAAATAGTGAATTTACATGATGATCTTGCTTTAGCGTTGGCTGCTAAAGATATCCGGATTGAAGCTCCTATACCAGGTAAATCGGCTATAGGAATTGAGGTTCCTAACTCTGAGGTTGCTCAAGTTTCCCTCAGGGAAGTTATGCAGAAAAAGATTCAAGACCCAGCTAAGTTATTATTCGGTCTAGGAAGAGATATCGCTGGTGATGCGGTATCGGCTGAGTTGAATAAAATGCCTCACATGTTGATTGCTGGTGCAACAGGAAGCGGTAAAAGTGTCTGTGTGAACGGAATAATTACAAGCATTCTGTTGAGAGCTAAGCCGCATGAAGTTAAAATGATGATGATTGACCCGAAGAAAGTAGAGTTGAATGTATACAACGGGATTCCACATCTTTTAGCTCCCGTTGTGACTGACCCTAAGAAAGCTGCTAAAGCTTTAAAGAAAATCGTTTCTGAAATGGAAAGACGCTATGATTTATTTTCTGATACAGGAACTAGGAATATTGAAGGATACAATGAGTATGTAAACAAAGTGAATGAGGAAGAAGGGGAGAATCATCCTCACCTTCCGTATGTAGTTGTTCTGATTGATGAGTTGGCAGACCTGATGATGGTTGCTTCCAATGAAGTAGAAGATGCGATTACCCGTCTTGCACAAATGGCTAGAGCCGCAGGTATTCACCTGATCATTGCTACTCAACGTCCGTCTGTTGATGTTATTACTGGTGTAATTAAAGCAAATATCCCTTCTCGAATTGCATTTAGTGTATCCTCTGCAACTGATTCTCGTACAATACTGGATGGCGGCGGGGCTGAAAAGCTGTTAGGTAAAGGTGATATGTTGTTCTTACCTGTCGGAGCATCCAAACCAACTAGAATCCAGGGTGCGTTTTTATCAGATCAAGAGGTAGAACGTGTGGTTGACTTCTGTATAGAGCAACAAAAAGCTCAATATCAAGAAGAAATGATCCCTGATGAGACCAATGAATCATACGAAGAAGTAGATGACGAATTATTCGAAGATGCTGTTCAATTAGTTTTAGAGATGCAAAGCGCAAGTGTATCGATGTTACAAAGAAAATTCCGTGTAGGATATACAAGAGCTGCACGTTTAATCGATGCTATGGAAGATAGAGGGATTGTGGGACCATATGAAGGTAGTAAGCCGAGAAAAGTATTGTCTTCTGAACCAGAACAGCATACACAGTAAAATCGTCTAAATTTTTATAATTGATTTTCTATTTATTTTGTTTGCCAGTCATGGTATATTTAGTAGGAAAGTTGTCGTTTCTTGGAACTACAACTTTCTTTTATACTTATTTTTTACGCATCGATAACACAATTGAGGGGGTAATATTATGAAAATGCGTAATTTTCTAATGATCGTTGCAATGCTGTTTGCACTCAGCTTTGTACTGGTTGCTTGTGGATCTTCTGACGATAGTGAAGAAGGTTCAAATGGCGATGACACGTCTGAAGAAACAGATAGCGGCGATAGCGAAAGCTCAGATGAAGAATCTGGCGAAAGTAGTGAAGAAGGTTCTGAAGGTGAATCAGCATCAGGTGACTTCTCTGCTGCAATGGTAACAGACGTTGGTGGAGTTGACGATAAATCATTCAACCAATCTGCTTGGGAAGGTCTTCAAGCTTTTGGAGATGAAAATGGTTTAACTGAAGGCGACGGGTATGCTTATGCTCAATCGAATTCAAACGGTGACTATGAGCCGAACTTAACTCGTTTGACAAAACAAGGTTATAATCTTGTTTTTGGAATCGGTTTCAAACTGACTGATGCGATCACGAAAGTTGCTCAGCAGAACCCTGACACTAACTACGCTCTTGTAGACGCAGTATCAGAAGCTGAAAACGTTGCTAACATTGTCTTCAAAGAACATCAAGGTTCTTTCTTGGCTGGTGTAGCTGCAGCGAATAAAACAGAATCAAAGCAAGTTGGTTTCGTTGGTGGTATCGATTCTCCACTAATCAACAAATTTGAAGCTGGTTTCGAAGCTGGAGTTAAATCCGTAGATTCTAGCATCGAAGTTGAAGTTCAATATGCAGAAAGCTTTGATGATGCTGCTCGCGGACGTCAAATCGCTTCTAGCATGTATAACAGTGGCATTGATGTTATTTATCACGCTGCTGGTGGTGCAGGTAATGGTGTATTCAACGAAGCAAAAGACATCAAAAACAATGACCCTGAAGCTTATGTATGGGTAATTGGGGTTGACCGTGACCAATACGAAGAAGGTGCTGTGACAGTTGATGGCACTGACTACAACGTGACGTTGACTTCAATGGTTAAACGTGTTGACAACGCAGTTGTAGACGTTTCTACTCGCGCAATGGAAGGTGACTTCCCAGGCGGTGAAACGATCGAATATGGTCTGGAAGATGAAGGTGTAAGCATTGCTCGTACGAATGAGGAAGCGTTCACTGAAGAAATCGGAACAGCAGTAGATGAATGGCAACAGAAAATCCTTGACGGTGAAGTTGAGGTACCATCTACTCGTGAAGATCTAGAAACATTCTTGAGTGAAATGGAATAGTAGAGAAAAAGGTTAGCTTGCCTAGCCTTTTTTCTACCCTTTTCTTAACACCTATATTGTAAGAAGATATCCGAATGAAGCGCATTTTTCGGTGCGTTTCATTAGGATATTTTTCATTTTACATATGAATCATATTTCATCATAGCGTCCTAAAGTAAAGTAAAGATCGAGGGAGTGAGAGGTAATGGAGGATTACGTTATTGAAATGTTAGATATCCGTAAGGAATTTCCTGGAGTGGTTGCGAATGATAATGTAACGCTTCAAGTTAAAAAAGGGGAAATTCATGCACTACTAGGCGAAAATGGTGCCGGAAAGTCTACATTGATGAACGTCCTTTTTGGATTATATCAACCTGAAAAAGGTAAAATTCGCGTCCGTGGTAAAGACGTTAAAATTACCGGTCCGGAAGTGGCGAATAGTTACGGGATCGGTATGGTACACCAGCATTTCATGTTAGTTGATACATTCACGGTCACAGAAAACATTATCTTAGGTAGTGAACCGAAAAAAGGTGTAAACATTGATAATGCGACTGCAGAAAAAGATGTGAAAAGAATTTCAGACGAATACGGCCTTCGTGTGGATCCGAAAGCATTGATCCGAAATATTTCAGTTGGAATGCAACAGCGTGTTGAGATCTTAAAAATGTTGTATAGAAAAGCTGACATTTTAATTTTGGACGAACCGACTGCAGTTTTAACACCACAAGAAATCAAAGAATTGATGGAAATCATGAGATCACTTGTTAAAGAAGGAAAGTCGATCATATTGATTACACATAAACTGAAAGAGATTATGGAAGTAGCGGATCGCTGCACAGTTATCCGAAAAGGGCAAGGAATCGATACGGTTGATGTCAGTAAAACGAACACTGATGAACTTGCTTCATTGATGGTGGGGCGCGATGTGTCCTTTAAAACAGAAAAAAAGCCATCTTCTCCTAAGGAAGTGGCGCTATCTATAAAAGATTTATCCGTTAAAGATTCGAGAGATGTCGAGATGGTTCGCAAATTGAACCTTGATGTTCGAAAAGGTGAAATTATCGGAATTGCAGGTGTCGACGGAAACGGTCAATCAGAATTGATTGAAGCGATCACTGGATTGCGTAAAACCGAATCCGGAACGGTCAAACTTGGTGAGCAAAATATAACAAGTTTTAAACCTAGAAAAGTGACCGAAGCAGGGGTAGGACACATTCCACAAGACCGCCATAAGTTTGGTCTTGTATTGGACTACCCAATGGGTGAGAACATGGTTTTACAATCATACTATCAAAAACCGTTCTCGAATATGGGAATCTTGAACTTCAAGAAAATCTATCAATATGCAGATCGTTTAATTGAAGAATATGACGTACGTACTCCGAGCAGTCAGACTTACGCACGTGCGTTATCAGGCGGAAACCAGCAGAAAGCGATCATCGGCCGTGAGATTGACCGCTCACCGGATCTCTTGATTGCTGCTCAGCCTACTCGTGGACTGGATGTTGGCGCAATCGAATTTATTCATAAAAAGTTAATTGAAGAACGTGACAATGATCGTGCGGTTTTACTGGTTTCATTTGAATTAGATGAAATTATGAACGTTAGTGATCGGATTGCGGTCATGTACGAAGGTGAAATAGTCGACATTGTAAAGCCTGAAGAAACAAATGAGCAGGAACTCGGCTTATTGATGGCAGGCAGTAAACGTGAGAAAGCGGGGGATGCATAATGGGTTTACAGCGTTTGAATAGTTTGACGATCCCTCTCGTTTCCATTGTTTTTGGTCTATTAGCTGGTGCTATTATCATGTTGCTTTTTGGCTATAATCCGGTGGAAGGATATCTTGCATTATGGGAAGGGGCCTTTGGTGATAAGTACTTTACTGGAGAAACTATCCGCCTGATCACGCCTTACATATTTTCAGGTCTAGCGGTAGCATTTGCTTTCCGTACAGGATTGTTGAATATAGGGGTAGAAGGCCAAGTGTTTATGGGTTGGCTTGCTTCTGTTTGGGTTGGAACAGCGTTTCAACTTCCAACTATCATACATTTGCCTCTTGCGATTTTGGCAGCTGCTATAGCAGGTGGACTTTGGGGCTTCATTCCAGGGTATTTAAAAGCACGTTTCGAAGTGCATGAAGTAATCGTAACGATTATGATGAACTATATTGCTCTTTACGTTACAAATGCCATCATCCGGACTTATTTGGCAGAAGCTGGTGGAGAAAGCACAGATAATGTAGCCCAGTCTGCATCACTTAAAACAAATTGGTTATCTGAATTTATGGGTTATTCTAATGTTCACTGGGGAATTCTGATTGCTTTGTTTGGTGCCCTGGTCATATGGTACTTAGTTGAACGCACGACATTAGGATTTGAACAGCGAGCTGTCGGGTTTAACCGTTATGCTTCGAAGTATGCCGGTATGAACGTTAAGAAAAACATCATCTTTTCCATGGTGATTTCTGGTGGTCTTGCAGGACTGGCTGGAGCTATGGAAGGTTTAGGTACGTTCGGTTATATGGCACTTCACAGTGGATTTACGAACATCGGGTTCGACGGAATCGCAATCGCGTTACTTGGTGGTAATACCGCAATAGGTGTCGTTTTTGCTGCTGGCTTATTCGGAATGTTGAAAAATGGTGCCTTAAATATGCAAGTTGGGGCAGGAGTGCCTCCTGAACTCGTAGATATCGTAACGGCGTTAATTATTTTCTTCGTTGCAGCAGGATTTATGATCATCTTATTAAAAGAAAGAATTATTGGCTTTTTCAATAAAGATAAAAAACAATCGAAAAATCAAAAGGAGGGGAAATAAATGGACATTTTAGGATTCTTAACGACTGTCGTTCCCACCGCATTTTTCTATGCAGCCCCTCTTATTTTCACAGCTGTTGGTGGCGCTATCAGTGAACGTTCTGGTGTCATTAACATTGGTTTAGAAGGTTTAATGATCATGGGTGCCTTTGTTGGTATTGTATTCAACTTATTAATGGGGCCGGTGATTATCAACGCGTTTGGTTCTGGATTCGGAGGAGATCTCACTCCTTGGTTGTCCATTATCGCGGCCGGAATTATCGGGGGAATTTTTGCGTTACTACTAGCATTAGCGAGTATTACTTTTAGAGCCGATCAAGTGGTAAGTGGTGTTGCGATCAACTTCCTCGCTCTAGGTATCGGAATTTTCTTTATTAAAGAAGTGTTCGGCGCTGGTCAAACAGACTTTGTTGATCATCCCTTTAATACGACAAGTATTCCGTTACTTTCCGAGATCCCATTTCTTGGACCAATCTTTTTTGAGCGTACATTTTACACGAACTGGTTAGCAGTGATTGTTGCGGTTCTTGCATGGTATGTCATGTTCAAAACACCGTTTGGTCTTCGATTGAGATCGGTTGGTGAGCATCCTCATGCAGCGGATACCATGGGGATAAACGTCAATCGTATGCGTTATATTGCTGTTGGTATTTCTGGAGTACTCGGCGGAATCGGTGGTTCTGTTTTCGCTTTGACAGTAGCACAGAACTTTTCAGCATCGACGATCAGTGGACAAGGATTCATCGCTCTTGCTGCCAACGTATTCGGAAAATGGCATCCACTAGGCGCTATGGGCGCAGCAATATTCTTCGGTGTTGCTCAAAGTTTAAGTGTAATCAGTCAAGGAATTCCTTTGCTAGATGCAGTACCAGGCATCTATTTACAGATTGCACCTTACGTTTTAACAATCTTGGCGATTGCCGGATTTATAGGACGTGCTGAAGCACCGAAAGCATTGAATCAACCATTTATCAAAGGTACGAGATAATATAAAATCATCTGGCCGTTCTATTGAACGGCCAGTTTTTTTGTAGTCATTACATGTATTTATCCACTATTTAGGGTAAAATAGACCCAAGATATTATAAGGAGGATAATCATGGAAGCACTCAAGCCTAAACAGATCGATCAATCGAATTATCGATTACACTTTTTGCGAACAAAAAAGTTTAAAACCAATACGATCGCATTGAAATTTTCGAGTCCTCTTGATCGAAAGACTATTACTGAGCGAGCATTATTGCCGTTCATTATGCAAAAAGGGACAGAAAATTATCCGTCGGAGTTGGAATTAAGACTTAAACTGGACGAAATGTATGGAGCGAAGTTCTCCATCAATAGCGGAAAAAAGGGTGAAAATCATGTCATTACAGTAGTCCTGGATTTTGCTAATGACCAGTTCATCCCTGAAGAAGATCAGCTTGTAAAAAAAGCAATCAGTTTTCTTTATGAAGTAGTAGCCAATCCTAAAATCAACGACAATTCTTTCGATCCCACGATTGTGGAACGTGAAAAAGAAACATTGAAAAATAAAATACAATCCATCATCGATGAAAAAATGCAATATGCTAATATGCGTCTCATAGACAATATGTGTGAGAATGAAAAATTTGGTATTCATAGTCATGGATACTTGGAGGATTTACCAAACGTAAACGGCTCTACATTAGTGGAAACATACCAATCAATGTTGAATAACGATTCTTTAGATATCTTTGTAGTCGGTGATTTTAATGAAGATGATGTGAATGAACAATTCATTAATACTTTTACGATGAACAGGACCCCAAGACAAGAAAGTTTTTCTTCGGATCATAAAGAGGTGTCTGAAGTTAATGAGGTTGTTGAGGAACAAAAGCTTCAGCAAGCAAAACTGCACTTAGGTTTTAGAACAATGACGACATTCAAAGATGAGGATTATCGGGCGCTACAGGTATTTAATGGTATTTTTGGTGGCTACCCTCACTCAAAACTATTTATGAATGTTAGAGAAAAACATTCTCTTGCCTATTACGCAGCATCCAGAATCGAAAGTAATAAGGGATTATTATTTGTGTTTAGTGGTATAGCTCCCGATCAATATGATTTAGCTAAAAAAATTATAATTGAACAGTTTGAAGATATGAAAGCCGGTAAGATCACAGATGAAGAATTAGAGCAGACGAAAAAAGCAATCATTCACCAAGTTAAGGAAACGATTGACCGTGCGGGTGGAATGGTTGAATGGTTTTATCAGCAATCGATTGGTGGATCCGAGAAGTCGATTGAAACAGTATTCGATGAAATCAATCAAGTGACTATAGAAGACATTGTAAAAATGGCGAACAAAGTGCAGTTAGATACTGTCTATTTATTGACAGCTACCGGAGGTGAGAAAGATGAATAAACTAATGGTTCCTCGCATTCAAGAAGAAATTTACCATGAGCAACTGCCTAATGGGCTGGATGTTTACCTATATCCCAAACCAGAAATGGAGAAAACATTTGCTATATTTTCTACAAAGTACGGTTCAATCGATCAATCTTTTACTCCTTTGAATCAATCCCAACAAGTGACTGTTCCCGACGGGATCGCTCATTTCCTAGAGCACAAGATGTTTGAAAAGGAAGATGGGGATGTGT belongs to Halalkalibacillus sediminis and includes:
- the yfmF gene encoding EF-P 5-aminopentanol modification-associated protein YfmF → MEALKPKQIDQSNYRLHFLRTKKFKTNTIALKFSSPLDRKTITERALLPFIMQKGTENYPSELELRLKLDEMYGAKFSINSGKKGENHVITVVLDFANDQFIPEEDQLVKKAISFLYEVVANPKINDNSFDPTIVEREKETLKNKIQSIIDEKMQYANMRLIDNMCENEKFGIHSHGYLEDLPNVNGSTLVETYQSMLNNDSLDIFVVGDFNEDDVNEQFINTFTMNRTPRQESFSSDHKEVSEVNEVVEEQKLQQAKLHLGFRTMTTFKDEDYRALQVFNGIFGGYPHSKLFMNVREKHSLAYYAASRIESNKGLLFVFSGIAPDQYDLAKKIIIEQFEDMKAGKITDEELEQTKKAIIHQVKETIDRAGGMVEWFYQQSIGGSEKSIETVFDEINQVTIEDIVKMANKVQLDTVYLLTATGGEKDE
- a CDS encoding ABC transporter permease is translated as MDILGFLTTVVPTAFFYAAPLIFTAVGGAISERSGVINIGLEGLMIMGAFVGIVFNLLMGPVIINAFGSGFGGDLTPWLSIIAAGIIGGIFALLLALASITFRADQVVSGVAINFLALGIGIFFIKEVFGAGQTDFVDHPFNTTSIPLLSEIPFLGPIFFERTFYTNWLAVIVAVLAWYVMFKTPFGLRLRSVGEHPHAADTMGINVNRMRYIAVGISGVLGGIGGSVFALTVAQNFSASTISGQGFIALAANVFGKWHPLGAMGAAIFFGVAQSLSVISQGIPLLDAVPGIYLQIAPYVLTILAIAGFIGRAEAPKALNQPFIKGTR